One Calliopsis andreniformis isolate RMS-2024a chromosome 9, iyCalAndr_principal, whole genome shotgun sequence genomic window carries:
- the LOC143184154 gene encoding uncharacterized protein LOC143184154, with protein MSECFAEGLTMRAMEEEDRWMYCYFQKLASLYRKTPCLWKKDNKHYLDIDHRHRAYDRIHKEIALPGVTVVEIVLRIRQMRRLYVEELKRLLEAKSSGYCYRISFPWFYDLHRFLYPYLDYDEAVELHENCHEFTICGLRESSTSDSCGTNSDHYGAFSTAITHCLRKLDKPLALKAQAEIQRILTSHVDESKVLFEILLLLQLTTSSTVLSYYFIDQKKGTTVT; from the exons ATGAGCGAATGTTTTGCGGAAGGGTTGACCATGAGAGCCATGGAGGAGGAAGATAGGTGGATGTACTGTTATTTCCAAAAGCTGGCGTCACTGTACCGGAAGACACCTTGTTTGTGGAAGAAGGACAACAAGCATTATCTCGATATCGATCACAGACACCGCGCCTACGACCGTATTCACAAAGAAATAGCCTTGCCTGGAGTGACTGTCGTTGAAATTGTTCTAAGAATCCGCCAAATGAGACGACTATACGTGGAGGAGCTGAAGAGGCTGCTGGAGGCCAAGTCGAGCGGCTATTGCTACAGAATCTCGTTCCCCTGGTTTTACGATCTGCATCGATTCCTCTATCCCTACCTGGATTATGACGAGGCGGTCGAACTACAT GAAAACTGTCACGAATTCACAATCTGTGGATTACGCGAGTCATCGACCAGCGATTCTTGTGGAACCAATTCGGACCATTACGGGGCCTTCTCAACAGCTATCACTCATTGTTTGCGGAAATTGGATAAACCTCTAGCCCTCAAGGCGCAAGCGGAAATCCAGAGAATCTTGACAAGCCACGTGGATGAGTCGAAAGTACTGTTTGAAATACTGTTACTCCTCCAATTAACAACCTcctcaacagttctttcatattATTTCATAGATCAAAAGAAGGGCACCACCGTAACCTAA
- the LOC143182841 gene encoding uncharacterized protein LOC143182841, translating to MDMTRAIYLERCAPGRSWRTRTVSLARDRVSLSLVLQRKIFMSPEKENSRLYRPYHHGTTKTRFSFRSRKLWPSKHGQNSAGRRRCSRWNPLSARWLLSSTREIKIRSLPLTTVGTTARLLSVFSA from the exons ATGGACATGACTCGTGCAATTTACCTCGAGCGCTGTGCACCGGGTCGATCGTGGCGAACGCGCACCGTGTCTCTTGCACGCGATCGTGTCAGCCTTAGTCTCGTGTTACAAAGAAAAA TTTTCATGAGTCCAGAAAAGGAAAATTCTCGGCTATATCGTCCGTATCACCACGGAACGACGAAAACTCGTTTTAGTTTCCGGTCGAGGAAACTGTGGCCATCAAAACACGGGCAGAATTCCGCCGGGCGGAGAAGGTGCTCTCGGTGGAATCCTCTAAGCGCGCGGTGGCTGCTATCGAGCACGCGTGAAATTAAAATCAGGTCACTGCCGCTGACTACCGTCGGAACGACCGCTCGTCTCCTCTCGGTATTTTCAGCCTGA